The Actinoplanes sp. N902-109 genomic interval TCAAGGGCGCCACCCAGCTCGACGACGGCATCGACGGGGTCACCGTGCTCGATCTCGACGAGGTGCCGCCGCGGCTGCTCGACCGGTCGCTGCTGGTGCTCGAGGTCCGTGGCTCCGGCGCCCAGCGCGAGCTGCACACGTTCGCGATGGACCACGCCGCCGAGGTGGGCACCCCCGACCGGCTCAGCGAGGAGGAGGCCGAGGCGGTCGCGCGCCGGTTGTCCCCGCTGCGCCTGGCCGCGATGTCGAAGTCCGCGGACACCCCGCTGGCCGCCGAGATGGGCCTGGCCGAGCTGCTCAACCTGGGCGACCCGGAGTCGTTCAGCGTGGCCCAGGCGTGGCTGCCCCGGCCCAACCGCGACAAGCTGCGGGTGCCGATCGGGCTGGGCGCCGACGGCTCAGCGATCGAGCTCGACCTCAAGGAATCCGCCCAGGACGGCATGGGCCCGCACGGTCTGCTCATCGGTGCCACCGGTTCCGGCAAGTCCGAGCTTCTCCGTACGCTGGTGCTCGCGCTCGCTGCGACGCATTCCTCCGAGGCGCTGAACTTCGTGCTGGTCGACTTCAAGGGTGGCGCGACCTTCTCGTCGCTGGACCGGCTGCCGCACACCGCCGCCGTCATCACCAACCTCGCCGACGAGTTGCCCCTGGTCGACCGCATGGTCGACGCCATCGACGGCGAGCTGATCCGGCGCCAGGAACTGCTGCGCAAGGCCGGCAACTACGCCAGCCTGCGCGACTATGAGAAAGCCCGGGCCGGTGGCGCCGCGCTGCCGCCGCTGCCGTCGCTGCTGGTGGTCTGTGACGAGTTCTCCGAACTGCTCTCCGCCAAACCCGACTTCATTGACCTTTTCGTCCAGATCGGACGGCTGGGTCGCTCGCTCGGCGTGCACCTGCTGCTCGCCAGCCAGCGGTTGGAGGAGGGCCGGCTGCGCGGCCTGGACACCCACTTGTCGTACCGGATCGGTCTGCGCACCTTCTCCGCGCTGGAGTCGCGTGCGGTGCTGGGCGTGCCGGATGCGTACGAGCTGCCCCGCGCCCCGGGCCACGGGTACATGAAGTTCGGCACCGAGCCGCTCATCCGCTTCAAGGCCGCCTACGTGTCGGGTGCCGTCCGCCGGGCCGGCGCCCGGGGCGCCGGCACGTCCCGCGACGGCGACGCCCCGCAGGTCCTGTCGTACTCGACGCACTACGTGCCCGCGCCCAAGCCGCCCAAGCCGGTCCAGCCCAAGCCCGAGGACCTGGCCGAGGGCGAGAGCCTGCTCGACGTCATGGTCGACCGGCTCAACGGGCAGGGCCCGCCGGCCCATCAGGTGTGGCTGCCGCCGCTGGACAAGCCGGCCGCGCTCGACGAGCTGCTCGGACCGGTCACCACCGACCCCGTCCGCGGCCTCGCGTTCGCCAACCCCGAGCTGCACGGCGCGTTGCAGGTGCCGATCGCGCTCATCGACAAGCCGCGTGAGCAGCTTCGTGACGTCATGTGGCTGCAGCTCGCCGGTGGTGCCGGGCACGTCGCCGTCGTCGGTGGCGCGCAGACCGGCAAGTCCACCGCGCTGCGGTCGCTGATCCTCGGCCTGGCCCTCACCCACACCCCGGCCGAGGTGCAGATCTACTGTCTCGACTTCGGCGGTGGCTCGCTCGGGATGCTGCGCGACCTGCCGCACGTCGGTGGCGTCTCGCAACGGCTCGACTCGGTGGGCGTACGGCGTACGGTCGGCGAGGTCTCGACCCTGCTGGCCGAGCGCGAACGCCGGTTCGGCGAGCTGGGCGTCGACTCGATGGCGTCCTACCGGCGCCGCCGGGCCGCGCAGACCGGGGTCGGCACCGGCGCCGAGGCCGACCCGTTCGGCGACGTGTTCCTCGTGGTCGACGGGTGGACCACGCTCCGCAAGGACTACGACGAGCTCGAGGGCGTGCTCACCGACATCGCCACCCGCGGTCTTTCGTACGGGATCCATGTCGTGACCAGCGCACCCCGCTGGATGGACTACCGCCCGGCCATCCGGGACCTGTTCGGGTCGCGGGTCGAGCTGCGCCTGGGCGACCCGACCGACTCGTCGATCAACCGGCGCGCCGCGATGAACGTGCCGGAGAAGCCCGGCCGTGGCATCGTCGAGCACCCGACCGACAAGAACAAGGCGCTGCACTTCCTGACCGTGCGCCCCGAGCTGAGCAACACGGAGTCCGCCGAGCTGGTCAAGATGATCGCCACCAGCTGGACCGGTCCGGTGGCGCCCCGGGTGCGGCTGTTGCCCGACTCGGTGCCGTACGCCGGCGTCGATCTGAGCTCGACCACCGGCCTGCGCCTGCCGATCGGCATCGCCGAGGCCGACCTGCAGCCGGTCGCGATCGACTTCGCCAGCGACCCGCATTTCCTGCTCTTCGGCGACGCCGAGTGCGGCAAGTCGTCGTTCCTGCGGGCCCTGGCGACCACGATCACCCACCGGTTCCAGCCCACCGAGGCCCGGATCATCCTGGTCGACTACCGGCGCAGCCTGATGGACCTGCCGGAGAGCGAACACCGCATCGGGTACGGCATCCAGGCGCAGAAGACCCTGGAGCTGATGCAGTCGGTGGCCGGTTACATGGAGCGCCGCCTGCCCGGTCCCGATGTCACGGCCCAGCAGCTGCGCGACCGCTCCTGGTGGAACGGCCCCGAGCTGTTCGTGCTGGTCGACGACTACGACCTGATCGCCTCCGGCCCGACCAACCCGCTGCAGCCGATCCTGGAATACCTGCCGCAGGCCCGTGACGTCGGCCTGCACCTGGTCGTCACCCGCCGGGCCGGTGGCGCCGGGCGGGCCATGTTCGACCCGGTCATCCAGCGGCTGCGCGAGTTGTCGTCGCCGGGTCTGGTGATGACCGGGCCACCCGACGAGGGGGCGCTGATCGGTGCCGCCCGCCCGATGCCGATGCCGCCCGGCCGCGGCCGGTTGGTGACCCGTCGTGAGGGCATGCGCCTGATCCAGTTGTCTCACCTGCCGCCGTTCTGACGGGCCCACCTGGGCGAACGCACGCCTGGTGCGACAGGCACCGGCATAGTCGGGCACCACGGTGCGGATTCGGAGTAATCTCCCACCATCGACCGTCCATGATGAGAGCGCCGACCCGTGAGAGACGAGGCTGTGAGCGAAGCACCGGAAGTGCGGTGCCCGGCATCCGCTGCCGGGCTGCGGGGTGAAGGCGACGGTGTCCCTTGCTGAGCCGCCTGCCCGCCCGCCTCGCCGCCGCGACATCCGCGGCCTGCCTCTGCGCCACGCTGACCGCCGCACCCAGCTTCGCCGCCCCGGCCCACGCCGCCGCCGTCACGGTCGCGCCGGTCGCCGAGCCGCTCACCAGTGACTCGGTCCGCGCCGAGCAGTGGCATCTCAAGACGCTCGACGTGCCCGACGCCTGGCACTACTCGACCGGGCAGGGCGTCACGGTCGCGGTGATCGACTCCGGCGTCGACGCCGACCACGTCGACCTGCAGGGTCAGGTGCTCAAGGGCCTCGACCTGGTCGACCCGGACGGCGACGGCGACACCGACCTGGTCGGCCACGGCACCACCGTCTCGGCGATCATCGCCGGGCGCAGCGACGACAACGCCGGTGTCGTGGGCATCGCCCCGCAGGCCAAGATCCTCCCGGTCCGGGTGCTCGACCGGGAGAACCGCTACGACGACGCCATGATCGTGGCCAAGGGCGTGCGCTGGGCCGTCGACAACGGCGCCCGCGTGATCAACCTGTCGCTCGGCGGCAACGGCAGCAGCCCGGCCCTCGCCGCCGCCCTCGACTATGCGTTCGCCAAGGACGTCGTCGTGGTCGCCTGCACCGGCAACGCCAGCGCCTCCACCTCCCCCGGCGTCTGGTATCCGGCCCGCGAACCCGGCGTGATCGCGGTGGCCGGCATGGAGAAGGACGGCAACGAGCTCTGGTCCGGCTCGATCACCGGCGCGGAAACCGTCGTCACGGCCCCGGCGACCCAGCTCGTCGGCGCCCGCCCGGACGGCTACTGGCGCGTCCAGGGCACCAGCTTCGCCGCCCCCATGGTCTCCGCCACCGCGGCCCTCGTCCGTTCCCGCTGGCCCACCATGCCCGCCGGCGAGGTGGTCAACCGCATCATCAAGACGGCCCAGGACCGGGGCATCCCCGGCCGCGACAACGAGTACGGCTACGGCATGGTCGACCCCACCGCGGCCCTGACCGCCGAGATCCCCGCCGTCCAGCAGAACCCGCTCGACACCACCGCTTCCCCCGGCGTGGCCCGCATCGGCAGCGCCCCCTCGGCCGGCCAGGCCCAGTCAGCCCCCGACGCCATCGGCAAAGGCACCGCCGGCGCCCGCGTCCCCGGTTCCAACGCCGGCAGCC includes:
- a CDS encoding type VII secretion protein EccC, with translation MSTVVIKRAARRPAPEIPTGELAVEAPPEIPQAVGGRWQQAVMVLPMLGGSVAMAMMMGQGRGGSMSYVIGGLFGVSSLAMLATSFGGNGSPKKAEMMAARREYLRHLSGLRKRVRDTAARQRTGLYYRHPDPGQLWSTAGSHRVWERRPADPDFGVVRLAVGPQTLATPLIPPVTRPLEDLEPMTAGALRRFLDAYSVVPDLPVAVSLRGFARVFLRGNGVDGEAQARALTRAVLTQLSVFHAPDDLLIAVCAGPERRAVWEWVKWLPHNLHPSRTDRLGQVRLVASAGPDLEKLLEDVIGNRPRFNPAGITTSSPHVVIVLDGADLKGATQLDDGIDGVTVLDLDEVPPRLLDRSLLVLEVRGSGAQRELHTFAMDHAAEVGTPDRLSEEEAEAVARRLSPLRLAAMSKSADTPLAAEMGLAELLNLGDPESFSVAQAWLPRPNRDKLRVPIGLGADGSAIELDLKESAQDGMGPHGLLIGATGSGKSELLRTLVLALAATHSSEALNFVLVDFKGGATFSSLDRLPHTAAVITNLADELPLVDRMVDAIDGELIRRQELLRKAGNYASLRDYEKARAGGAALPPLPSLLVVCDEFSELLSAKPDFIDLFVQIGRLGRSLGVHLLLASQRLEEGRLRGLDTHLSYRIGLRTFSALESRAVLGVPDAYELPRAPGHGYMKFGTEPLIRFKAAYVSGAVRRAGARGAGTSRDGDAPQVLSYSTHYVPAPKPPKPVQPKPEDLAEGESLLDVMVDRLNGQGPPAHQVWLPPLDKPAALDELLGPVTTDPVRGLAFANPELHGALQVPIALIDKPREQLRDVMWLQLAGGAGHVAVVGGAQTGKSTALRSLILGLALTHTPAEVQIYCLDFGGGSLGMLRDLPHVGGVSQRLDSVGVRRTVGEVSTLLAERERRFGELGVDSMASYRRRRAAQTGVGTGAEADPFGDVFLVVDGWTTLRKDYDELEGVLTDIATRGLSYGIHVVTSAPRWMDYRPAIRDLFGSRVELRLGDPTDSSINRRAAMNVPEKPGRGIVEHPTDKNKALHFLTVRPELSNTESAELVKMIATSWTGPVAPRVRLLPDSVPYAGVDLSSTTGLRLPIGIAEADLQPVAIDFASDPHFLLFGDAECGKSSFLRALATTITHRFQPTEARIILVDYRRSLMDLPESEHRIGYGIQAQKTLELMQSVAGYMERRLPGPDVTAQQLRDRSWWNGPELFVLVDDYDLIASGPTNPLQPILEYLPQARDVGLHLVVTRRAGGAGRAMFDPVIQRLRELSSPGLVMTGPPDEGALIGAARPMPMPPGRGRLVTRREGMRLIQLSHLPPF
- the mycP gene encoding type VII secretion-associated serine protease mycosin, with product MLSRLPARLAAATSAACLCATLTAAPSFAAPAHAAAVTVAPVAEPLTSDSVRAEQWHLKTLDVPDAWHYSTGQGVTVAVIDSGVDADHVDLQGQVLKGLDLVDPDGDGDTDLVGHGTTVSAIIAGRSDDNAGVVGIAPQAKILPVRVLDRENRYDDAMIVAKGVRWAVDNGARVINLSLGGNGSSPALAAALDYAFAKDVVVVACTGNASASTSPGVWYPAREPGVIAVAGMEKDGNELWSGSITGAETVVTAPATQLVGARPDGYWRVQGTSFAAPMVSATAALVRSRWPTMPAGEVVNRIIKTAQDRGIPGRDNEYGYGMVDPTAALTAEIPAVQQNPLDTTASPGVARIGSAPSAGQAQSAPDAIGKGTAGARVPGSNAGSPMAGSVPAPARHGWWAAAALFLISALAAALTIRRFARLT